Sequence from the Thunnus maccoyii chromosome 22, fThuMac1.1, whole genome shotgun sequence genome:
TTTGAAGTgattcatgtttatttggaaagctgTAGGGGTCTCAGCAGTTTGTCCCAATGACAGACGTCTTTGTGAATTCCCTGAATCTCTAtaacagagctggagagagcaaaATTACCACGACACACAGAACCACAGAAACCACATTTCCTTTAAGTGGATTTGGCTCAAGAGATATCCTTGTGAGAGTGGAAACACTCTTACATCCTgctaaaaaccacaaattatttttcttttctacatGTGTTTATCATcaaaaaagtgccaaaatgtaCAACCACTGTATTTCATGAAAGCTTTTTCCCTCTTAAACCTGCTCTACATGGGCTGCATAGTGAAAGCAGcacaaagcagcagctgcagtcctcCATCAGTATGTAACTGTATGTGTTCAGTCACAGTGCTGCTGTGCACTCAGATGCAGCTCAGTATACAGTCGATGCAGTAATGTGTGGTGGGTCGAAGTTACACTCATAAAGCACCAGTATATACCCCGAtatatgttgtgttgtgtgagtCTTCATATCCATGAATCTCTATATTGATGCTGGCGagtgcaaagttagcatgacTCATTGAGTCACAATGACCACATTTATGGAAAATTCATCGGGAAATATACCATAAATTTTCTTTTCACTGGTCAGTCAGTctcatatttgtattcaaatcTGCACACAACTGGCATAAAGTCTGTATACAAGcttgttttgtaaaaacaatcaaacactAAGTATTTCTCTGTACTTTCAGCAGTAACTATTGAAACAGTGGCTGCATGTTGGATGTGCAGTAGAACACAGTACACAGTGGGAAGACACAATGATAACCTGGCCGTGTAATAGCAACTGAGTTAGTAACAGATCTACTAGATCCAGTTTTCAAATGAAGTCACTGAGTGAAAGTGGGATCATCTTCCAGCCTGTTACATTGTTACATTTCCAGACTTCATATACTGTACCTGACTTGGACATATGTGGATTCAAGTACTGAAGGTCAGTATAAAAACCTTCCTGTGCCATTTTACTTTTGTGCCAGAACACGAGAGTCACCCACTAACTAGAGTGAGTGATGTCAGTTACATGATTTCTCTGATTCACATGATGCCACCAGCCACGCTTGTATGATGAAGCTGCAGTTAATGCTACCAGGGACTGaactcacacccacacatattATCTCAAGGTCAAAGTGATCCATAATCAacttatattatttatttgatcactaattatataaaatgtatatataaaaacaaaggcCATGAGTCATCAATTCATCTGTGCTTATACAATACATTTACTAGTTTTGgaatttattcaaatgtattaaaaactGTCTCAGTATTTCAAATACAGATTTTCATCTTACAATAAGAAATCCTGCTTAAAAccacaaagacaaaagcaacaCCTTAGAGACGTTTGCTAAATGTGCACATTAACTAACCTCATCTAAGATTAAAGAagctataaaaaatatttatctcaAGATCAACTTCTAAATCTACAtgataatatgaaaatgaaataaaataaaataaaaataaaaaatattactttaaaactggaaatgtaacatgtaattCTACTGCTTTACACTGgagtacacacattcattcttGGTGTTGTTCCTCGCTCTTCTTGGTCTGTTGGGCAGGTTCACACTTAAAGCAGCATAATGCAGGTTGTCTGCTTCTTTGTAACTCTGGTAACAAAATATGTACAAGTTGATAACAATATGGATGCTGACGAACATCAACACAATGTCCAAAAAACTCTCCAACAATAATGGttgtgttaaaaatgtgtttaaatattaattcgACAGTTAAATAAGTTTTACCTCGCCATTTGCTGTGGAGGAAGCTGAAAACGTTGCTTGAGACTCTggttgtgaaaacagaaaaagtaattttattcAAAGTCATGTTCAGTGAATACAAGCTGTCAGATATAAACAGTTACCTGTAGATTGGAAGCTGTTTCTCCTCATCTTGTACATTGAGAAAGCCAGTAAAACACTGAGGATGGTGGTGAACGCCAAAGCTCCACTCAAGAAATACACCAAGACAGGAGAGTCTACCTCATTTGCAGAGAGACATTAAGAGATATTACACAgctctcagatttatctctaTTTTGATGCTAAGTTTGATTAGGGAGTAATCATGTATTGATCAGATGAAACGATGTCTGCTAGAAAGTTACTTACAGCCAACGTCCAGCTTGGTCCCGTTTCCAAACAGTATCTGTCCACATGAGGCGACAGCACAGTAGTAGGTCCCAGCATGAGAAAGATCCAGACTCTTCATTGTCAAGTTGtagacacaggtgtgtgtttgtgtgttgttgttcctctcacactgatcattgCTGCCTCCATGAGTGTAAATGATTCCTGGATGAGATTCTTGAGAGTTTttgaaccagtaaacactgtgttctccatcatcacaggtcccagtgtgtactgtacagttcaGAGTCACAGAGTCTCCTGGCTGGATGCTCTCAGATGCCGACTGATGGACCAAAGCTTGGATGTTCAAACCTGAACCCTTTACACTGACAACAGTTCCTTCTGCAAATTCAAATTTGTATGATATACTACTTGCACAGTAGTAAGTAGCTGAGTCTGAAAGACGTAACTCTGAAATCGTCAAGTGATTTTTACCGTTTTCAGTATCCAGTGTGAAGCGAGGATTGTTCTTGAATTCATCATAAAAAGTACCATTTATCTCATTCACATAGAAGGTGGAGATGAGCCTTGGTTTCTGTCCCAGAGTTTGCTTGTACCAGTACAGATATGATGAAACATCAACTTcatagaaacattgtaaagACAGCTTTTCCCCAACATTAACTGATAGAAAACCACTCTCTTGGTTCACAGATGAGGACAATTTCAGATTGGTCACCTGTGCTGTAGTAtgatgagagagagattttGGTGATAGAAATCAGCACattgaaaaattaaacatttgcatGAGGAGTGAGCTCACACTGAAAGATAAAAACTGggcacacaaaaacactactCACCCATTTCCCCCAAGAACAGACATGTCagatagaaaacaaagtttggAGATGTCATCGTGTTCAAATGTCTGTGCTGAATGAAAGTATGTCGACAGTTACTCCACTCTTTACAGACAGGACTACGTTTGATTGGCTAACTTGAAGTGACACTGTGTGCCCTAATAAGGAAACTTGATCACATGTTTGCTTTTAGAGACGGTTCACATGGTGAGAGGTACATGAAGAACACAAAGGCTCTCCACCCTGGCgtcatatttaatattaagGAAACATAAACTAACTGTGCAGTATAAACACTAGTGAGGACATACTGTGGAGACCAGTTGTGGTTGAGATTTGGCAATGGAGTGACCGTCATGTTCAGCAGATAACATGCAGGCATGATAATATTTACCCCCATGAATACCCCTGAAATAGACCAGAAATACAGCATGGCAAAGATCATTTGTCAGATGTACACAAtcttatgttttcatttctacCTAAGCTGGAGGAGACAAACCCCTTTTTTCTCAGCTGTAGTccaaaaataactttttgatGCTTTGAGCACTACAAATAAGAACTCTGTTGCACTGGGAGTGGAGGCAGAAGACGAATAAAGCCCAAACTGTCTGCATAGCTAGATACCACTAGTGGTAGTATCAGTGGAAAAATATGGTTTtgtagatcttttttttttttaaaaaaatcttttttatagAGCTTAGAGTTAGATCCAAGCAGCAACATCCGAGGCTGAAAACTGAAGCCAACGCAGAAgtgtcaaaaactgcagttccttgaatggccacttgaggctggctccaaaagcgagtcaatctcAATAGACTctcatgttaaaatgttcaactttacagcagaaataaacatgtttacagcctggtacaaaacaCGGTTTTGCCTATAACCAATTTCCTTGTTCATGACAACTGCACAGGGGGTAAATCTTTGTATAGCTTACCCGTTTAAATTTTTACTAAGGCTTAAAGTTAGGCATAATGAAGGGTGGGGCTGcattgagtgacaggtgggtgccgtccagtggcggctggtgactgaaaaaattggggaggacaggaggaaaaccaacatggaatcaaacaacaaaccacatcaaactATATTATTGTCTCACCTCATGAAATCGGAGGGGTaggggcaattttatatgtcaataaaacaatttaccTGAGTGGTGAAatggctgcttctttaaagacatttagcatatacatattgtctctaaacaaagaggtgctcattttagccatggagtggatcaaatgtgtcattttaccaacaaacatatcacatgatttacacgtgtttcctttatattttcttagtatacagaaatatataaagtagcacaaagcttctaatgtgatacaggaacagatcagtgctgaatactagaaagactgaacactaaaaacattcacagatctaaaagtgtaggttcacatcagaaagtattaatgcatgtatcaaatacatgacttacacactctgatctatgtgcgtgacatacaaaatatagtctacaaagctgacatgtcaACATTAGGGGTCTTAACATGAACACAGAACTCATGGTTCGGATcatatcacggatttgagtcacatatcagatcattattaggatcagcgaaaaaaaaacgttggagacaaataaaactttgttttctatttattctgtaacacacatacagccagaaacagcaaggaacttttgcccatggtcttaaatgaaaacaacatttaagatgtccaatgtttaaataaaatacaataaaataaaacatattaaatattcaatgctcagatattgcaatatgaggcatgaaaccttcctattttaaacagtgaatgaaacagcctctgtccacatcatcaaaacttcatgataacaaacattcaccgctaacgtcagttagcagctcgatgctaattagctgctcagttgcagcacattaaacagcaggtaaacataactcaaatgtcacatcatacccgttagatgctggtttgatctgtctgtccatgacttgtacttacagcagtttgtttacttacCGAACCGTTgggggcgatccgtacggatcacggatcaactacaatccgttacaccactagttaacacttgttattctagttactttaagcttattactcaatatacggctcagcttaaaaacaaactaaagaaactgccagaagcaagcagccagacctcctgcactcattcactaatcacacatcatcaacaggtgactgaacaaccaattaaaaacgaatgaatgagtgagtccagacagctcactgtaacttcaacaagcaaactaacgttacccacaacacattatatgatctctgctgcattcttgtgaaggagataaattcacacaacagccacacagagacatttaaccaacAGAGATGAAATCGACcaaagagacggagagagaagctgtatctgactcacgttatccGAcgtcttcttccttctttcatggagatgaagtattcatgtcataacgtccatttgtgactgttggtcatcttgtttgttagttatcagaactttgtggctgttgcttaaccagtctgatatcattagcaacaatgacaaacaagctaaatCTCATGGTTGTTTCTCctgttgcttctctctccagcctccccggcagcgtcctgctgctactgcgctgcccagtccagatattttctcccattagcttaacaacagtccttaaatgccttccatggatgtataaagagtccttcaggctgctaaaacaagccagctgttgcattggctaaagcaagcagctatctactgctgctactctgccttacagtggagagaattgaagatgaaatccgGAGGCTATCGTTGGACCAACTCGAtatcaatattgcattctggttgttgattggtaagggaggacagcctcccttggggcgtcattttacgtgtcatggctaatcacagattagcatgaaaaaaaatgaaatacattaagtccaatgtaagagatcccaccttgcggaggacagcaggcacccatcctcctctgtcccccactccacctccaacaattgcccccccccccaaccacttcacacacactgccctttctcctcccgcCCTGCAAGTGTCACtattgaagcattttaaacagaatttcagtaatggattttttccaaagaaaagataaaaaatactttataaataatactgagatttgtaatggtttatttcaaccaaatattcttctttatattttgatctctcCCTTGCCtttcaaaaaatagaggaggatcaatctcctctgcctctacggaccagcctccactggtgcCGTCACAGGCAAGTTGCTCCCATAGCGACAACGTTGGTGAGGTAACGTAACCATCGCGTagccccagattcacagagtataggtgtagccATAAttgtcgctatttcagtgtgttttcagttaatgaaagttaattgtaacattttggtcacctacAAAAGTCTTGTTCggcgtttggttgtactaaaagaccctctaaggagttttttccagtaagtacattgtGTTTTAATGGTTTAAGCCTGTTGTTCACGAGCGAAAAATACCATTAGCATttgcattatcacagttaatcatagactgtaaatgcaatgtgctaaccaagctagcagctagcattaggaTCAGCTCCATCCTCTCATCAATATCGTcatttctggctccaaaaatccaagatggtgacagtcaaaatgcaaactcgaggcttcaaaatgggagtccacaaaccaatgggtgatgtcacagtggctatgtccattattttttacagtctatggtattCTGACTAGTGCTCTTAAAGAGGTAACATTACTGCACACTAAAACGTGTTTTTTGAGCcgtaaactaaattatatgactgtactgtaatgaaacacatcaaCGCTGGTGTTCatattgacattgacaccaaatttataCAAAATCGGCATTTCATGGCTTGCAAATGGCTCaacctgtcatctgctgtttaaaatcagccctgaaaaggCGTGGCCAATgctgacatacagtatcatgaaattaatataaatggTAGAATGATAACGCCCACCTCACCCAGCCCCCCgcttattttcaaatatatgctgATCGAGACAGTTGTAGCTTCAGGAGCTAATGGCAGCTACAGCGCTGCTGTCTGTTCCTGTGGTTATCAGCTAGTAAAATCTTGTTTCAAAACGTTAAATTGCAGCCAGAACTGCCTGTCCTGTCTATGAGCTGAACCTGTCTGCTACAGAGCAGAGCTGCGGTCGAGCAGGTTCAGTAATGGCTCAGGTTACACTGtggtttaatgttttaaaacaagattttaccagctgatatCTGCAGAAACGGACAACTGGAGAGTTAAAGAGCTGCAGGCCGAGATGAGAGGaggatttcttttgtttttgtggctgccagctCTGACCTCTGACTCGTTTTAACGACGTTGcactgtttctcttcctctcattattattattatatgtcacTGAGCAACTCCCACCCTCCTGCCTCAAACAGCCACACCCGCTCCacgccccccacccctcctccccttaCACTCTTGCCAGTCAATTTTCCCCAAACCGTAACACTATAAATTAACAGAGCTTCAGGTCATTAGAAGAAACCTTCCTGTGCcactttattttgttgttcCAGAACAAGTGACTTGTCTCATGGTCAATGTCTTCCAAATTTAGattatgtttatttgattaataatataaaatgtacaaaaacacatacatgttaaaccaatacaaacaaaccaatgcggataaaacacaacataatcTTTATCCTAAAAACCCACAAGTATCTTCTACAGTATAGATCAAATGATTTACTGGTTAAGACACAAAAATCTTtatattcatacagtatgtactaaaAATAACATGAGATACACAGTGTATTTGCAAGAAACAAAGCTGTGCAGATATTCTGCTTAAGACTACTAAGACAAAAAGTAGAGTATCCTAAAAATACTAAAGCAGAGCAAGAGAATTAAGAAactataaaacatatttctttcaAACTTTCAACTAAATCCATGTTACACCTTCAAAGAGATTCTACAATATAATGTCTTATGCACAAAGTACAAATGAAACATGTCCAGTTCTACTACTTTACGCTGTAGTACACACATTCACTCCAGGTTTGGTTCTGTCTTCTTCGTCTGTTGGTCAGGTTCACACTTAAAACAGCATAATACAGGTTGTCTGCGTCTTTGTAACCCTGGTAACAAAGTATATATCAATATGATATTATTCTAAAACAATGTCCAAAAAAATTTATTGTTGCGCTGAATGTTAAAAAAGGATATTAGCAAAGGATATTATTCACCTTTGCATTGACTGTGGAGGAAGCTGAAATTCTTTCTTGAGACTCTggttgtgaaaacagaaaaagtaattttattcAAAGTCATGTTCAGTGAATACAAGCTGTCAGATATAAACAGTTACCTGCAGATTGGAAGCTGTTGATCATGTTCATCATACACACTGAGAAAGCCAGTAAAATACTGAGGATGGTGGTGAACGCCAAAGCTCCACTCAAGAAATACACCAAGACAGCAGAGTCTACCTCATTTgcagagagacataaagagataTTACACagctctcagatttatctgtaTTTTGATGTTAAGTTTGATTTTGGAGTAATCATGTATTGATCAGATGAAACAATGTCTGCTAGAGAGTTACTTACAGCCAACGTCCAGCTTGATCCCGTTTCCAAACAGTATCTGTCCACATGAGGCGACAGCACAGTAGTAGGTCCCAGCATGAGAAAGATCCAGACTCTTCATTGTCAAGTTGtagacacaggtgtgtgtttgtgtgttgttgttcctctcacactgatcattgCTGCCTCCATGAGTGTAAATGATTCCTGGATGAGATTCTTGAGAGTTTttgaaccagtaaacactgtgttcTCCATCATTACAGGTcccagtgtgtactgtacagttcaGAGTCACAGAGTCTCCTGGCTGGATGCTCTCAGATGCCGACTGATGGACCAAAGCTTGGATGTTCAAACCTGAACCCTTTACACTGACAACAGTTCCTTCTGCAAATTCAAATTTGTATGATATACTACTTGCACAGTAGTAAGTAGCTGAGTCTGAAAGACGTAACTCTGAAATCGTCAAGTGATTTTTACCGTTTTCAGTATCCAGTGTGAAGCGAGGATTGTTCTTGAATTCATCATAAAAAGTACCATTTATCTCATTCACATAGAAGGTGGAGATGAGCCTTGGTTTCTGTCCCAGAGTTTGCTTGTACCAGTACAGATATGATGAAACATCAACTTcatagaaacattgtaaagACAGCTTTTCCCCAACATTAACTGATAGAAAACCACTCTCTTGGTTCACAGATGAGGACAATTTCAGATTGGTCACCTGTGCTGTAGTAtgatgagagagagattttGGTGATAGAAATCAGAACattgaaaaattaaacatttgcatGAGGAGTGAGCTCACACTGAAAGATAAAAACTGggcacacaaaaacactactCACCCATTTCCCCCAAGAACAGACATGTCagatagaaaacaaagtttggAGATGTCATCGTGTTCAAATGTCTGTGCTGAATGACAGTATGTCGACAGTTACTCCACTCTTTACAGACAGGACTACGTTTGATTGGCTAACTTGAAGTGACACTGTGTGCCCTAATAAGGAAACTTGATCACATGTTTGCTTTTAGAGACGGTTCACATGGTGAGAGGTACATGAAGAACACAAAGGCTCTCCACCCTGGCgtcatatttaatattaagGAAACATAAACTAACTGTGCAGTATAAACACTAGTGAGGACATACTGTGGAGACCAGTTGTGGTTGAGATTTGGCAATGGAGTGACCGTCATGTTCAGCAGATAACATGCAGGCATGATAATATTTACCCCCATGAATACCCCTGAAATAGACCAGAAATACAGCATGGCAAAGATCATTTGTCAGATGTACACAAtcttatgttttcatttctacCTAAGCTGGAGGAGACAAACCCCTTTTTTCTCAGCTGTAGTccaaaaataactttttgatGCTTTGAGCACTACAAATAAGAACTCTGTTGCACTGGGAGTGGAGGCAGAAGACGAATAAAGCCCAAACTGTCTGCATAGCTAGATACCACTAGTGGTAGTATCAGTGGAAAAATATGGTTCtttctttaaaatcttttttgtagAGCTTAGAGTTAGatccaagcagcaacctctggggctgaaaaatgaagccaacacaCATGTgtaaaaaactgcagttccttgaatggccacttgaggctggccccaaaagcgagtcaatccctatagacccccatgttaaaatacacaacttcacagcagaaataaacatgtttacagcctgctacaaaacacagttttggtctgtatagctaatttccccatTCATGGCAACTGTACGGGGGtaaatttttatataactttaaGTTATGTATAATTGAGGCCGTGACTGCATTAAATGACAGGTGGGTGGGAGTGCAACCATGTCTACATCCTGCAACCCTAACACTAAAACCACAGTAGCTGCTGCACAGGAAtgtttacagtgaggaaaacctctttcactgttcatatggacacctgactgttgttttaaggcagaattgaaaaagtgtgaacctatcttttaagCTACAGCAGGACATTCAGATTAACAAAGCATCCTCAGCctcactcttttcttttccaaCTGTCTGAGTTTGGCTTTCAAACAGTTCTATCAGCCAATAATAAGAGACAACACCACAGTGTGCACTGAGCTCCCAGTATGAACACTGGTCTGAGGTCAGTACATCAGAGAACCGTGCTGACACAGAACTGATAGAGAGTGGTCTGTTGTGTTATGGCTGAGACGTTTCATACTACAGTACACTGTACATCATGCTCTAAAACTACTACTGTTCCTACTATATCTTGGTTAGTAGGGTCTTGGTAACCACACAGTAAGCATCATATTACCACATCGGTAATGTGATAACCTTTCACAGTGTAACATGATTGAAATTATTAGCTCAttaatgacacaaaaaacataaacacgGTACTGCATTTAGGACAAAAAAGTGtaacagtttattttcattatgttcCTGCACTTGTACAAAATCAGTGAACATGGCATTTTAAATATACTGGTTTCACTTGAAAAATCATTTATCATCTGCTAAACAATCTGAATTATAAATGCATACTGTAGTTGCTTTGGAAGAAAACAAAGTAAGACTGTGGAGACATCCTGCTTGAAAccatacagacataaaaacaaagagagcagagagtccTCAATATACATATGACTGACTCTTAGCAAAGCATACAGAGATCTCATCTTCTGACTGCAGACCACAAGGGAAGCTATAAAAAGATTGTTAAATCACTGGGTTTGTAGCAACATGtacaaaaaacatgtaaagaCTAACAGATATTTCCTAGATTTGATATTCTATGTTATGTGCAATCAGTTTAATAGAATATTATGTGGCCTGTTTACATTGTCCATGGTGAAGGTTTTGCGTGGTAAAATAA
This genomic interval carries:
- the LOC121889287 gene encoding immunoglobulin kappa light chain-like isoform X1 encodes the protein MTSPNFVFYLTCLFLGEMAQVTNLKLSSSVNQESGFLSVNVGEKLSLQCFYEVDVSSYLYWYKQTLGQKPRLISTFYVNEINGTFYDEFKNNPRFTLDTENGKNHLTISELRLSDSATYYCASSISYKFEFAEGTVVSVKGSGLNIQALVHQSASESIQPGDSVTLNCTVHTGTCDDGEHSVYWFKNSQESHPGIIYTHGGSNDQCERNNNTQTHTCVYNLTMKSLDLSHAGTYYCAVASCGQILFGNGTKLDVGYSPVLVYFLSGALAFTTILSVLLAFSMYKMRRNSFQSTESQATFSASSTANGESYKEADNLHYAALSVNLPNRPRRARNNTKNECVYSSVKQ
- the LOC121889287 gene encoding immunoglobulin kappa light chain-like isoform X2; the encoded protein is MTSPNFVFYLTCLFLGEMAQVTNLKLSSSVNQESGFLSVNVGEKLSLQCFYEVDVSSYLYWYKQTLGQKPRLISTFYVNEINGTFYDEFKNNPRFTLDTENGKNHLTISELRLSDSATYYCASSISYKFEFAEGTVVSVKGSGLNIQALVHQSASESIQPGDSVTLNCTVHTGTCDDGEHSVYWFKNSQESHPGIIYTHGGSNDQCERNNNTQTHTCVYNLTMKSLDLSHAGTYYCAVASCGQILFGNGTKLDVGCRLSCLGVFLEWSFGVHHHPQCFTGFLNVQDEEKQLPIYRVSSNVFSFLHSKWRELQRSRQPALCCFKCEPAQQTKKSEEQHQE
- the LOC121889362 gene encoding immunoglobulin kappa light chain-like; this translates as MTSPNFVFYLTCLFLGEMAQVTNLKLSSSVNQESGFLSVNVGEKLSLQCFYEVDVSSYLYWYKQTLGQKPRLISTFYVNEINGTFYDEFKNNPRFTLDTENGKNHLTISELRLSDSATYYCASSISYKFEFAEGTVVSVKGSGLNIQALVHQSASESIQPGDSVTLNCTVHTGTCNDGEHSVYWFKNSQESHPGIIYTHGGSNDQCERNNNTQTHTCVYNLTMKSLDLSHAGTYYCAVASCGQILFGNGIKLDLCNISLCLSANEVDSAVLVYFLSGALAFTTILSILLAFSVCMMNMINSFQSAESQERISASSTVNAKGYKDADNLYYAVLSVNLTNRRRRQNQTWSECVYYSVK